Proteins from one Desmodus rotundus isolate HL8 chromosome 9, HLdesRot8A.1, whole genome shotgun sequence genomic window:
- the TCAP gene encoding telethonin, producing the protein MATSELSCRVSEENCERREAFWAEWKDLTLSTRAEEGCSLHEEDAQRHETYHRQGQCQALVQHSPWLVMRMGILGQGLQEYLLPYQRVLPLPIFTPTKVGAAKEEREDTPIQLRELLALETALGGQCMERQDVAEITKQLPPVVSVSKPGTLRRSLSRSMSQEAQRG; encoded by the exons ATGGCCACTTCAGAGCTGAGCTGCCGAGTGTCAGAGGAGAACTGTGAGCGCCGAGAGGCCTTCTGGGCTGAATGGAAGGATCTGACACTGTCCACGAGGGCTGAGGAGGG TTGCTCCCTGCACGAGGAGGATGCCCAGCGGCATGAGACCTACCACCGGCAGGGGCAGTGCCAGGCGCTGGTGCAGCATTCCCCCTGGCTGGTGATGCGTATGGGCATCCTCGGCCAAGGGCTGCAGGAGTACCTGCTGCCTTACCAGCGGGTGCTGCCGCTGCCCATCTTCACCCCCACAAAGGTGGGCGCCGCCAAGGAAGAACGCGAGGATACCCCCATCCAGCTGCGGGAGCTGCTGGCGCTGGAGACAGCCCTGGGTGGCCAGTGTATGGAACGCCAGGACGTGGCAGAGATCACCAAGCAGCTGCCCCCTGTGGTGTCGGTCAGCAAGCCTGGCACCCTTCGTCGCTCTCTGTCCCGCTCCATGtcgcaggaagcacagagaggctga